Proteins encoded by one window of Rutidosis leptorrhynchoides isolate AG116_Rl617_1_P2 chromosome 7, CSIRO_AGI_Rlap_v1, whole genome shotgun sequence:
- the LOC139858959 gene encoding uncharacterized protein, with translation MAKLVTVIKKTKNVVARYVKTWVHRNDSSMIMVTRKSYSARWKGAMVKRSNRLVMNNKQRMMTKGYRPLVRSNGTKVNSFSSPLIYDHHFVDKKKDNGEFCEDLYSNNDEDYGDGYWSNSTNGVEDIKWDAMFQDLKPT, from the coding sequence ATGGCTAAGTTAGTAACAGTCATTAAGAAAACTAAAAACGTAGTGGCTCGATACGTAAAAACATGGGTGCATCGTAATGATTCGTCTATGATTATGGTGACAAGAAAGAGTTATAGTGCAAGATGGAAAGGTGCAATGGTGAAAAGGAGTAATAGGTTGGTGATGAATAATAAACAACGTATGATGACTAAAGGTTATCGCCCCCTTGTTAGATCTAACGGTACTAAAGTTAATAGCTTTTCGAGCCCGTTGATTTATGATCATCATTTTGTTGATAAAAAGAAGGATAACGGTGAGTTTTGTGAGGATTTGTATAGTAATAATGATGAAGATTATGGTGATGGATATTGGTCTAATAGCACTAATGGTGTTGAAGACATCAAATGGGATGCTATGTTTCAAGACTTGAAACCAACTTAA
- the LOC139857755 gene encoding protein NUCLEAR FUSION DEFECTIVE 4-like: MSQAVKAGTRPPWVGFAAAVWVGIAAGNSYCFPLYSHALKTVLGYSQQQLTVLGVANDFGENTGVLPGIACNYFPPWVVLLVGVFSSFFGYGVIWLAISQTVVNMPYWVLWVALVLAANSSAWLGTAVLVTNLRNFPLSRGTVAGLLKGYIALSAAVFTEICTMLLNGSASSILLVFTLGIPVICLSLMYYVRPCTPSSEIDPSENTHFVFTQGTSLLLAIFLLTTTILKNSLDLNKTISYTFIAIMVIFLLSPLAIPIKMTLFPARKKLIRPVESSDSLDSKTDSLLTPSPSDMNLTTYSESEDISDMNMLLAVGEGAVKTKKRRPRRGDDFSFSEAIVKADFWLLWTAYFLGVGSGVTVLNNLAQIGSSLGFDNTNTLLSLFSFCNFLGRLGGGAVSEYFVRLNAIPRTFWTMVTQVIMVLTYLLYASALNGTLYAATALLGTCYGVQIAIMISTSSELFGLKNFGIIFNFMQLGNPLGALLFSGMLAGYIYDAEEARQGATMCMGPACFRFTFLVLACVCGLGTILSLILTLRIRPVYQMLYAGGSFRLPQSTGR, translated from the exons ATGTCACAGGCCGTAAAAGCCGGAACACGACCACCGTGGGTGGGGTTTGCAGCCGCCGTATGGGTCGGAATAGCTGCCGGAAACTCATATTGTTTCCCACTTTATTCTCATGCGTTAAAAACAGTATTGGGGTATTCACAACAACAACTTACAGTACTTGGTGTTGCCAATGATTTTGGTGAAAATACAGGGGTGTTACCTGGCATTGCTTGTAATTATTTCCCTCCTTGGGTTGTGCTTCTTGTTGgtgttttttcttctttttttggtTATGGTGTCATCTGGCTTGCTATCTCTCAGACTGTGGTTAATATGCCTTATTGGGTT CTTTGGGTCGCACTTGTACTAGCTGCTAACAGCAGCGCGTGGTTAGGGACAGCAGTTCTCGTTACAAACTTAAGAAACTTCCCATTAAGTAGGGGCACAGTTGCCGGCCTTCTAAAAGGTTACATTGCACTTAGTGCAGCAGTATTCACCGAAATATGTACCATGTTACTAAACGGGTCAGCTTCATCAATATTACTCGTATTCACACTGGGTATACCTGTTATATGCCTCTCATTAATGTACTATGTCCGCCCGTGTACACCATCTTCCGAAATTGACCCGTCCGAAAATACCCATTTTGTTTTCACCCAAGGGACTAGTCTCTTACTTGCAATCTTTCTTTTAACCACAACGATACTAAAAAACTCGTTAGATCTTAATAAAACCATTTCCTACACATTTATAGCTATCATGGTTATTTTTTTGTTATCGCCACTTGCAATTCCAATCAAAATGACCCTGTTCCCGGCCCGAAAGAAACTTATCCGGCCCGTTGAGTCTTCTGACAGTTTGGATTCAAAAACCGATTCTTTACTAACGCCATCGCCTTCTGATATGAATCTTACAACGTATAGTGAAAGTGAAGATATTTCTGATATGAATATGCTTCTTGCTGTCGGTGAAGGTGCGGTTAAAACTAAAAAACGAAGACCTAGAAGAGGGGATGATTTTAGTTTTAGTGAAGCTATAGTGAAGGCTGATTTTTGGCTTTTATGGACTGCTTATTTTCTTGGTGTTGGTTCGGGAGTCACGGTTTTGAATAATTTGGCCCAGATTGGGTCTTCGCTTGGTTTTGATAATACCAACACGTTGTTGAGTTTATTCAGTTTTTGCAATTTTCTTGGCCGGCTTGGTGGTGGTGCTGTTTCTGAATACTTTGTAAG GTTAAATGCCATTCCCCGGACATTTTGGACAATGGTGACACAAGTTATCATGGTATTAACATATCTTTTATACGCATCGGCTCTAAATGGCACGCTTTATGCTGCAACAGCGTTACTTGGGACGTGTTATGGTGTTCAAATAGCCATTATGATATCAACATCATCTGAGCTTTTTGGATTGAAAAACTTTGGGATAATATTCAACTTTATGCAACTAGGAAACCCTCTTGGAGCACTTTTATTTTCAGGTATGCTCGCGGGTTACATTTATGATGCCGAAGAAGCTAGACAAGGTGCTACTATGTGCATGGGTCCCGCTTGTTTTCGGTTCACATTTCTTGTTCTTGCTTGTGTATGTGGTTTAGGGACCATATTGAGCTTGATTTTAACTCTACGAATTCGACCCGTTTACCAAATGCTTTATGCTGGTGGTTCATTCCGTTTGCCTCAAAGCACGGGTCGTTGA